From Lolium perenne isolate Kyuss_39 chromosome 5, Kyuss_2.0, whole genome shotgun sequence, a single genomic window includes:
- the LOC127299641 gene encoding uncharacterized protein: MSQRRGIYAASNCGAIAGAGAGAGASNAASPPLPTSLVNGDATPHRNHLHDSPHLEKESRGAIAGVGASHAAFPRPPILLMKCDATPRSKYLYDLPHLDKEIVYGWYAEALVKSLNLLKVDSHPEVQQQVDSHPEDTTGANGPPLLEYHIILSRLFTSAVSVPRMQKYPEVLCYILDCLSNIWTQSEWKANLINAFCDCRFRTSFLNVFVFFEKELELCLKGNSSEINQESSISYATLTNLLRLILPTFLTLLQYMQALWTKAVASNIPDVLEGAKSMVFSEGPGETLKVQNIDKEEQEQNAIRNWLETTRQIGYNVIGMCAQLEGVFDLILDSSAVCGSLMKDISSMGFHHLTLLIQSTIIPLVKNCPKECWEEWVVELLYPVFDYFHNTLYESWCDFLHEGLVQVPDTIVYVFASEDKADGKTVGGLPHCSQSKKNIEKDLLIQLTHAASDLLAVIASPELNGGLGLTTCTQLDYICSSSLVGYVLHHDGLRLLVLSLIYYIFGAWKDDKAIITSVPFCCQIVQIAKATRHEELISFVKDDMISHVIWCLTLESSLNSTILTDLCRDAYKCVQNQDLVCGGKYNGSSEESTEETAEKKVEEIFQSWLSRQIFDVRCRNTPFDNQDEFVPTWGDEDEFRAYIPAYIDMLHQVDEMDDCLKWGYCSPRAFFKKLKPDFASRYDIDSEFHDYVSTMSAIFSRKISVKRWQSQNDQMYKFFCELISLKPYIQQHSSYDESVLELVKNLEVCPGLVEFLRVSALEKFCAILSLWEPQFHPMIREGHKEVLREIVLHLTRVETLTFLQPLQPDLSDFPVHLRRYAMNYIEDENKKYHMAKEQARLHEKFDELVASSALDHYICKVSSSMDDALEAVLNDDRVHSQFSVLDHDLIKLSIKRRAKLLGRKEQLFSYSKHLRHVVGSDQLNIGLQSLMSELEAKDFFNITDDSIDWDKKCFSELVDKFNMQVFAGLHLPDYDVIRGIMDYRAMSAMKDASCSWDHVFEKVVGAPYRRWIQNTPMFWMDTRYYEHQYYDIIQQPLKKVACLSSWVWAYPHAYGGQLDILYYVDHC; this comes from the exons ATGTCCCAGCGACGCGGTATCTACGCGGCCTCCAACTGCGGCGCAATCGCCGgcgccggtgccggtgccggtgcttcAAACGCCGCTTCCCCTCCCCTTCCGACTTCGTTGGTGAACGGCGATGCCACGCCTCACCGGAACCACCTCCATGACTCGCCGCACCTGGAAAAGGAG TCCCGCGGTGCAATTGCTGGCGTCGGCGCTTCACATGCCGCCTTCCCTCGTCCTCCCATTTTGCTGATGAAATGCGATGCCACACCTCGCTCGAAGTACCTCTACGACTTGCCGCACCTGGACAAGGAG ATAGTCTATGGATGGTATGCTGAGGCCTTGGTGAAATCTCTCAACCTCTTGAAAGTCGACTCCCACCCAGAGGTTCAGCAGCAAGTCGACTCCCACCCTGAG GATACTACTGGAGCAAATGGCCCTCCCCTCCTTGAATACCATATTATTCTCTCTCGACTTTTCACATCTGCAGTGTCTGTTCCAAG GATGCAGAAATATCCAGAAGTTCTTTGCTATATACTTGATTGTTTGTCGAACATATGGACTCAATCAGAATGGAAGGCCAACTTGATCAATGCGTTCTGCGATTGTCGGTTCAGAACATCTTTCCTTAATGTCTTTGTATTCTTTGAGAAAGAGCTTGAATTGTGTCTTAAGGGAAACTCTAGTGAAATAAACCAAGAAAGCAGTATAAGTTATGCAACTTTGACTAACTTGTTGCGGTTGATACTGCCCACTTTCTTAACG CTGCTTCAGTATATGCAAGCTCTCTGGACAAAAGCAGTCGCTTCTAATATACCGGATGTACTCGAAGGTGCTAAAAGTATGGTGTTCTCCGAAGGGCCAGGGGAGACTCTAAAAGTGCAAAACATAGACAAGGAAGAACAGGAACAGAATGCAATAAGAAATTGGTTAGAAACAACTCGCCAAATTGG GTACAATGTGATTGGCATGTGTGCACAACTTGAGGGAGTGTTTGATCTGATTTTAGATAGTTCAGCTGTATGTGGCAGCCTGATGAAAGATATAAGTTCGATGGGATTTCATCATCTGACTTTACTCATCCAGTCTACCATTATTCCACTGGTGAAAAATTGTCCTAAAGAATGTTGGGAAGAATGGGTTGTTGAGCTTCTGTATCCGGTGTTTGACTATTTCCATAACACACTTTATGAGTCATGGTGTGATTTTTTGCATGAGGGTTTAGTGCAAGTACCTGATACCATTGTTTATGTTTTTGCATCGGAAGACAAGGCCGATGGCAAAACGGTTGGGGGCCTCCCCCACTGTTCCCAGTCAAAAAAAAATATAGAGAAGGATCTTCTTATCCAGTTGACCCATGCAGCGTCGGATTTGCTTGCTGTAATAGCATCCCCAGAATTAAATGGTGGGCTAGGCCTTACTACATGTACACAGTTGGATTATATTTGTTCAAGCTCCCTGGTTGG GTATGTCCTACATCATGATGGCCTTAGACTTCTGGTCTTAAGTTTAATCTATTACATATTTGGAGCATGGAAGGATGACAAAGCAATAATTACATCAGTGCCATTTTGTTGTCAAATTGTACAAATTGCTAAAGCTACACGTCATGAGGAACTAATATCTTTTGTTAAAGATGATATGATTTCTCATGTCATTTGGTGTTTAACTCTTGAGTCAAGTTTGAACAGTACTATACTTACTGATCTTTGTCGAGACGCATATAAGTGTGTTCAAAATCAG GATTTAGTGTGCGGAGGAAAATACAATGGAAGCAGTGAAGAAAGCACTGAAGAAACCGCTGAAAAAAAAGTTGAAGAAATCTTTCAAAGTTGGTTGTCCAGGCAAATATTTGATGTCCGTTGTAGAAACACACCATTTGATAATCAGGATGAATTTGTGCCAACATGGGGG GATGAAGACGAATTTAGGGCTTATATTCCAGCTTATATCGACATGTTGCATCAAGTGGATGAAATGGATGACTGCTTGAAG TGGGGTTATTGTTCTCCGAGGGCTTTCTTTAAGAAATTAAAGCCTGACTTTGCATCGAGATATGATATTGATAGCGAATTTCATGATTATGTCTCGACCATGTCAGCAATATTCTCG CGCAAAATTTCTGTAAAGCGTTGGCAGAGTCAGAATGATCAAATGTACAAGTTCTTTTGTGAACTCATTAGTTTGAAACCTTATATTCAG CAGCATTCTAGTTATGATGAGAGTGTGCTGGAACTTGTGAAAAATTTGGAGGTGTGTCCTGGTCTTGTTGAATTTCTTAGGGTATCTGCACTTGAG AAATTCTGTGCAATATTATCTTTGTGGGAGCCTCAGTTCCATCCTATGATACGGGAG GGTCACAAGGAGGTGCTCAGAGAAATAGTTCTTCACTTGACTCGTGTAGAAACATTAACTTTTCTGCAG CCATTGCAACCAGATTTAAGTGATTTTCCGGTGCATCTGCGACGTTACGCAATGAATTATATTGaagatgaaaataaaaag TATCATATGGCAAAAGAACAAGCAAGATTGCATGAAAAGTTCGATGAACTTGTGGCTTCATCTGCATTAGATCATTACATCTGCAAGGTTAGTTCTTCAATG GATGATGCACTAGAGGCTGTTCTTAATGATGATCGTGTACACAGTCAGTTCTCAGTTCTGGATCATGATCTCATTAAGTTGTCTATTAAG CGAAGAGCCAAACTTCTGGGTAGGAAGGAACAATTATTTTCATATTCCAAACATTTGAGACATGTTGTTGGCAGTGATCAG CTGAATATTGGACTTCAAAGTTTGATGAGTGAGTTGGAGGCCAAAGATTTTTTCAACATCACTGATGATTCTATCGATTGG GATAAGAAATGTTTTTCAGAACTTGTGGACAAATTCAACATGCAAGTTTTTGCTGGGCTCCATCTTCCAGATTATGATGTTATTCGTGGAATTATG GATTATCGGGCAATGTCAGCTATGAAGGATGCCTCATGTTCATGGGACCATGTTTTTGAAAAG GTTGTTGGCGCACCATATCGTAGGTGGATACAAAACACTCCTATG TTTTGGATGGACACAAGATACTATGAGCACCAGTACTATGACATCATTCAACAACCATTGAAAAAG GTTGCGTGTCTCTCTAGCTGGGTTTGGGCCTATCCTCATGCTTATGGTGGACAACTGGACATCTTATATTACGTTGACCATTGCTGA